A window from Primulina eburnea isolate SZY01 chromosome 2, ASM2296580v1, whole genome shotgun sequence encodes these proteins:
- the LOC140824051 gene encoding uncharacterized protein: MEFSFLKTIFLFALILVIDGSFFGKPVDATALEDICRKTFDQHFCLTNFGWKWSTKTAPIPVLANLAIENVIDNMNMTRNMIDFLLYFTTDPQLHNVETECNNFYVPAFSSIVSSASYNLNHGQYSQLGQQATQAFNAADQCQKAYATLFKMAPFETYIYNLKRLSNILEVIADDFL, translated from the coding sequence ATGGAGTTTTCATTCCTCAAAACCATCTTCCTCTTCGCGTTGATACTCGTCATCGACGGGTCTTTCTTCGGTAAACCAGTAGATGCTACTGCACTCGAAGACATATGTCGTAAGACATTCGACCAGCATTTCTGTTTAACCAATTTCGGGTGGAAGTGGAGCACGAAAACGGCTCCCATCCCAGTTCTAGCAAATTTAGCCATCGAGAATGTGATAGATAACATGAACATGACTCGAAATATGATCGATTTCCTCTTATATTTCACAACTGATCCTCAACTCCACAACGTAGAAACCGAGTGCAATAATTTTTATGTTCCTGCTTTCTCTTCCATAGTATCATCAGCGTCCTATAATCTGAATCACGGGCAATATAGCCAACTCGGTCAGCAGGCTACGCAAGCGTTTAACGCTGCCGATCAATGCCAGAAAGCTTATGCTACTCTCTTCAAGATGGCCCCTTTCGAgacatatatttataatttgaaACGTCTATCTAATATTCTTGAGGTTATTGCTGATGACTTCTTATAA
- the LOC140824050 gene encoding uncharacterized protein: MEFIFNKTIFLFALILVIDGSFFGKPVDATALEDVCRKTFDENYCLTDFGSSSSTKTAPIPALANLAIGKVIENMNTTQRVLDLMLYLITDPQIHNVVTECKNFYFPAFSSIVSSAYDNLNHGQYRQLGQQATQVFNAADHCEKAYATLLQKPPFEDSIYNLKRISNILEVIVGDFL, from the coding sequence ATGGAGTTTATATTCAACAAAACCATCTTCCTCTTCGCGTTGATACTCGTCATCGACGGGTCTTTCTTCGGTAAACCAGTAGATGCTACTGCACTCGAAGACGTATGTCGTAAGACATTTGACGAAAATTACTGTTTAACCGATTTCGGGTCGAGTTCGAGCACGAAAACGGCTCCCATCCCAGCGCTGGCAAATTTAGCCATCGGGAAGGTGATAGAGAACATGAACACGACTCAACGTGTGCTCGATCTCATGTTGTATCTCATAACCGATCCTCAAATCCACAATGTAGTAACCGAATgcaagaatttttattttcctgctttTTCGTCCATAGTATCATCAGCATACGATAATCTGAATCATGGGCAGTATCGCCAACTCGGTCAGCAGGCTACGCAAGTGTTTAACGCCGCCGATCACTGTGAGAAAGCTTACGCTACTCTCCTCCAGAAGCCCCCTTTCGAGGATTCCATTTATAATTTGAAACGTATATCTAATATTCTCGAGGTTATTGTTGGTGACTTCTTATAA